The Petrotoga miotherma DSM 10691 genome segment GATTCTATCGCTGTGACTATTTGATCGAAGGTGTTTTTGAATGAAGCAACTATATCGGTTAGTTCTGAAAAAGCATCATTTAATTCCTGATTTATTATGCTATATCCTAAAGTAGAAAGTTGCAAGTCTAAATTTTCGAACTCTTTAATTACATTGTTCTTATCTCCCTCCGATAAACTTGAGAAATATTGTGTAGACAAATCAATAATTGTGTTCTTGTACTGCAAAATTCTTTGTGAATATATAGGCAAAGAGGAAGACCCACCAACTTTTTGTGATAATTCTATAAAACCATTCATATTATTCTCTAATTCAGATCCCAGATTTAAAAATTCATCTATAAGGGCATCCTTTTCTTGGTTTAAAGTAACTAATTTATTGAAAAGGGATTCGTAATTAGTCAAATTCGATTGTAACTCTTCTAAATTATACGTTGAAAGATTAGATAAATCGTCTTTGACACTTCCTATATAACTTAAAAACTCACTGGCCTTTTGTTCTTCAAAACTATTAGTGTAATCTTTTAAGCTAATTGTAGCTTGAAAAAAGTTGAATTCAGCTTGAGAGAAAGAATTAACGTGATCGGCCATAAGTTTATATTCCTCTAAAGCGTTGTTAGAATTGATTAAAGAATATATATTGTATGAAATAGATAAACTAAACAAAAGAAAAGTAGTGATTATGATCAACGTTATTTTACTTCCAATACTTTTAAAAGACATCTCTATCCCTTCTTAAACTATTATTTTTAAGTATTTATACCCCAAGATAAGATTTTTGAATGTGCGGACTGTTAGCAAGATTCTTGCCAACATCTTCCATAACAATTTTCCCGTTTTCTAACACGTAACCTCTATCAATAACCTTTAGCCCTTGTTTTACGTTCTGTTCTGCCAACATTATCGATACCCCGGATTTCTTAATCTCTACTAATTTTTGAAACAATTCTATAACAAGTGAAGGCTGTAACCCCAATGAAGGCTCATCAAGTATTAGCAATTTAGGATTTGCCATTAATGCTCTTCCGATAGCCAACATTCTTTGTTGACCGCCACTCATAGTGCCAGCTAACTGATGAATTCTTTCTTTTAATATTGGAAAAATTTCAAAAACAAAATCCAAATTTTCACTTATTCTATTCCTTGCATTTGGCACATAGGCTGCTCCCAATTTTAAATTTTCTTCCACGGTCATAAAAGGAAATAATTCTCTTTCCTGGGGAACCAAAGAAATCCCTTTTCTTATTATTTCATGAGTTTTAAATCCACTTAATGAATTCCCCTTAAAAATTAGCTCTCCTTTTTCTGGTTTTATTAAGCCAACGATTGAACTGATTAAGGTAGTTTTACCAGCTCCATTCGGTCCAAAAATGCCTACAGCTTCATTGTTATAAATTGACATCGTTAAATCCCAGATTACCTGTATTCTTCCATATTTTAAATCCAAATTTTTGATTTCAAGCATCAGTCTTCCTCCCCTAAGTAAGCAGATATAACTTTAGGATCTTTTGAAACTTCCTGATAAACCCCTTGGGCTATAATTTTTCCAGATTCCAAAACTATTACTCTGTCTGTTAACTCTTTTATTACACCCATTACATGTTCTATTATGGCTATCGTTATTCCATTTTCTCTAAGCTTTTTCACCAAGTCGATCATTTGCCATGTTTCATCGGAGTTTAACCCAGCCATTACTTCATCCAAAAATAAAACTTTTGGTTTGGAGGCTAAAGCCCGTCCTATTTCCACTTTTTTTAAGTCAAGAACAGTTAATTTATCTATAGGTTGGTTCCTATTTTCCAATTCCAAAAGATCGCATATTTCATTTGCGGTTTCCCTTGCGCGTTTTAAGTTCTCTCCAGCTCCGAACAATGCACCAACCATAATATTTTCTAAACCTGTAAACCCTTGCAATGGCCTTACAACTTGAAAAGTTCTTGAGAGCCCTATTCTGTTTCGAATATGTGGTGGATATTTTTCAATGTTCTGATTGTCAAATGTGATCTCACCTTCAGTGGGATAATACATACCAGCTATCAAATTAACCAACGTGGTTTTTCCCGCACCATTTGGTCCAATAATACCTAAAATTTCTTTTTCTTCTATACTCATTGTGACACCATTTACAGCTACTAATCCTCCAAATTTTTTCACTAATTTTTTTGTAGATACTATTTGCATAATGTTCTCCTCCTATATAAGACACTGAACTGTCTTAAGAAACTTTAAAACCGTTTTAAGCCCCCTTTATCCTCAGTTTGTCCATTATTTAAAGACGACGCTTGACAAATGAAACTTTAGAGAAAGATTGGGTAGTATAGATACAAAAATAACTACTTACTAGATTGTATTTTGTTTTTTAAAGATCCAAATATTCCCTTTGGCAAGAACAATATTATAAGAATTATGATTATTCCATAAATTATGAGATGACCATAGGGCATAATTAATTTTAAATATTCAGATGCAAACCCTAAAACAATTGCTCCGATAACTGGGCCCCAGGTAGAATATATTCCTCCTACAAGTGCCATTGCCATAGGTAATAAGAGAAAATCTAAAGAAAAGGTTGTTTCGGGAGAAACAAAACCGTATTGTTGAGAGTACACAGCTCCAGTTACCCCTTGAATGGCTGCTGTTATAATAAAGATAATTATCAGATATTTAAAAATATTAATACCCGTCGATTTAGCCACAATCTCATCTGTCCTTATTGAGTTGATGGCAAAATGAATCCTTGTTCGACTAAATATTTCAGAAATTAAAATTGTCGATAGAGCTAAGGTCAATATCAACCAATATATTTTTGAAGAATCTCCTTGAAATATTACATTAGGTATAACCTTTCCACTTGCTCCACCGGTTAAACGGGGAGTATTCCTGATAATAACAGAAAAGACCGTTGTCAAGGCTAAAGTGGTGATTGCAAAATAAATTCCTCTCAATTTAAGCACGACAAATCCTAATGCCCAAGCTATCACTGCCATAAAACCCCCTGCAAGGAATATGCTAAATAAAGGGTTAATTCCAAAATTCGCAAAGGAAACTATCGATACATAAGCACCTACCCCAAAAAAACCTGCTACTCCAAAGGATAACTGACCTGTTCTCAACATCATATCCCAGCTCAAAGATAATGTCATATATATTAAAATAGTCATAACTACATGGAGAAAATACGCTCCAGTATAGAAAGGCAAAAACATTAATAATCCTATTGCAATAATTGCTATTAAAGGAGTTAAGATTTTTTTCATGACTCTGACCCCCTGTATGCTCTAATTAATATTACGATAATTAATACTCCAAAAAAAACTAAATCTGACCAGCCACTGTATCCAGGAATCGATTGAACGACTGCTTCAACTACTCCTAAAGTGATTCCACCGATTAAAATACCATTTAAATTACCCAAACCTGCCATAGCTGCTAAAGCAAAGGACTTTAAAGTATATGCATTCCCTGACAAGGGGAATATGGATGTCCTTGGCAACATTATTCCCGCAGCAATTCCTATAATTCCAAAAGCTATAGCAAAAACGATAAGATATACCTTGTTGGTATCTATACCAACAATTTCAGCACCTTTTGGGTTTTGTCCAACAGCTCTAGTTGCTTGCCCTAAAAGTGTCTTTTTCAAAAAAAGTTGAAGAAGGATAAGCACTCCAATTGCCATTATTGGATAAAGAAATTCATAAATACCAATAGAGAAATTTGATATTGTTATGGATGAAGAAGCATAGGGAGTATAAATATTTCTTGGGCGTGTAGTCCAAATTATTTTTATAAGCTCTATAATTACCATAGATATCCCAAATGTTAATAACAGTTGGTTCAGTTCTCCTGCTTTTAACACATATTTTATTGAAATCTGATAAATCCCTATTGCCAATAAAAACATTATAATAAATAATGGAAACACTGAAATAAGTGGGTCTAAGCCTAATTGAGTGAAAAAAATATAACCTATATATAAACCTAAAGTCAAAAAATCTCCATGAGCTAAGTTTAATATACCAACGATTCCTAATATCAAAGCCAAAGGTAACCCGATTAAAGAATATAAACCACCACGTTGAAGGCCATAGATCAAAGGTATGGGCTTCCAAATAGCAATAACCACTAGAAAAACGAGAAAAATTAAAAATGTTTTGTTAAGTCGCAAATGCAGAACATTCAACATAATCACCACCGTTTTTTAAATGAAAAGGGGAAGGAATACCTTCCATCCCCCATGCTCCAAAAATTTAACTTTACTATTTTCCAAAAGTGAAAGGATAAGCCAACTTTGCCGTTGCAAGGTCTAAAGGCCAAATAACTTCTTGTCTACCATTTTGCCATTGCAAAATTTTTTGATATTTGAATCCTTGATTTGGTATTATTCTGCTTGGTTCAATTTTCAACACTTCACCCAAAGGCGATTCATATTCAATAGTTCTCAATGCAGAAATGATAGCTTCTTTATCCATGGTACCTGCTTTTTTTATCCCTTCAACCAAAAAATAAATATTAGTATATCCAAGAGGAGCAAAGTATGTTGCCGGTTCTTCATTCCACATTTCAACGTAAGCATCATAAAAATGTTTAGCTACGGGA includes the following:
- a CDS encoding ABC transporter ATP-binding protein, which translates into the protein MLEIKNLDLKYGRIQVIWDLTMSIYNNEAVGIFGPNGAGKTTLISSIVGLIKPEKGELIFKGNSLSGFKTHEIIRKGISLVPQERELFPFMTVEENLKLGAAYVPNARNRISENLDFVFEIFPILKERIHQLAGTMSGGQQRMLAIGRALMANPKLLILDEPSLGLQPSLVIELFQKLVEIKKSGVSIMLAEQNVKQGLKVIDRGYVLENGKIVMEDVGKNLANSPHIQKSYLGV
- a CDS encoding ABC transporter ATP-binding protein; amino-acid sequence: MQIVSTKKLVKKFGGLVAVNGVTMSIEEKEILGIIGPNGAGKTTLVNLIAGMYYPTEGEITFDNQNIEKYPPHIRNRIGLSRTFQVVRPLQGFTGLENIMVGALFGAGENLKRARETANEICDLLELENRNQPIDKLTVLDLKKVEIGRALASKPKVLFLDEVMAGLNSDETWQMIDLVKKLRENGITIAIIEHVMGVIKELTDRVIVLESGKIIAQGVYQEVSKDPKVISAYLGEED
- a CDS encoding branched-chain amino acid ABC transporter permease, whose product is MKKILTPLIAIIAIGLLMFLPFYTGAYFLHVVMTILIYMTLSLSWDMMLRTGQLSFGVAGFFGVGAYVSIVSFANFGINPLFSIFLAGGFMAVIAWALGFVVLKLRGIYFAITTLALTTVFSVIIRNTPRLTGGASGKVIPNVIFQGDSSKIYWLILTLALSTILISEIFSRTRIHFAINSIRTDEIVAKSTGINIFKYLIIIFIITAAIQGVTGAVYSQQYGFVSPETTFSLDFLLLPMAMALVGGIYSTWGPVIGAIVLGFASEYLKLIMPYGHLIIYGIIIILIILFLPKGIFGSLKNKIQSSK
- a CDS encoding branched-chain amino acid ABC transporter permease; the encoded protein is MLNVLHLRLNKTFLIFLVFLVVIAIWKPIPLIYGLQRGGLYSLIGLPLALILGIVGILNLAHGDFLTLGLYIGYIFFTQLGLDPLISVFPLFIIMFLLAIGIYQISIKYVLKAGELNQLLLTFGISMVIIELIKIIWTTRPRNIYTPYASSSITISNFSIGIYEFLYPIMAIGVLILLQLFLKKTLLGQATRAVGQNPKGAEIVGIDTNKVYLIVFAIAFGIIGIAAGIMLPRTSIFPLSGNAYTLKSFALAAMAGLGNLNGILIGGITLGVVEAVVQSIPGYSGWSDLVFFGVLIIVILIRAYRGSES